A genomic region of Janthinobacterium lividum contains the following coding sequences:
- a CDS encoding ABC transporter ATP-binding protein: MLELRHLSKSYANARPVLANISCRFKAGEFIAIMGDSGVGKSTLLNLIAGLDTPDAGAEAHPILVDGIAMSSLDDAAATRLRRARMGFIFQAFHVLPHLTLLQNVALPLLLNGLPQERAASMLEAVGLGGRGGDFPQQLSGGEMQRVAIARALVHKPALVLADEPTGNLDPDTAHSILQLLRAEIKANGSCAIMVTHSLAAAEMADRTMILTKSGLQNTTIVNQTDQTIS, from the coding sequence ATGCTCGAATTGCGCCATCTGTCGAAGTCCTATGCCAATGCCCGTCCCGTGCTGGCCAACATTTCCTGCCGCTTCAAGGCCGGGGAATTCATCGCCATCATGGGTGACTCGGGCGTGGGCAAGTCGACCTTGCTGAACCTGATCGCCGGCCTCGATACGCCCGACGCGGGTGCCGAAGCGCACCCTATCCTGGTGGACGGCATTGCCATGTCCAGCCTCGATGACGCCGCCGCCACCCGGCTGCGTCGCGCCCGCATGGGCTTTATTTTCCAGGCCTTCCACGTCTTGCCGCATCTGACCCTGCTGCAAAACGTGGCCCTGCCGCTGCTGCTCAACGGACTGCCCCAGGAGCGTGCCGCCAGCATGCTCGAGGCGGTCGGCCTGGGCGGGCGCGGCGGCGACTTTCCGCAGCAATTGTCCGGCGGCGAAATGCAGCGCGTGGCCATTGCCCGCGCACTCGTCCACAAGCCGGCACTGGTGCTGGCCGACGAGCCCACCGGCAACCTCGACCCGGACACGGCGCACAGCATCCTGCAATTGCTGCGCGCCGAAATCAAGGCCAACGGCAGTTGCGCGATCATGGTCACGCATTCGCTGGCCGCCGCCGAAATGGCGGACCGGACCATGATTCTGACGAAAAGCGGACTACAAAATACAACAATCGTCAACCAAACTGATCAAACAATCAGTTAA
- the egtD gene encoding L-histidine N(alpha)-methyltransferase, with amino-acid sequence MTMPLAQQQSDFRPASHASAASATPATIAEISSGLLARDAWTSPKYLYDALGSKLFEAICALPEYYPTRTEAAIFARHGAEIAHAVGPGSTLIDLGAGNCAKAASLFPLLHPAQYVAVDISYDFLSESLSRLQQRFPHIEMTGLGLDFSSRLDLPDSVREARRLFFYPGSSIGNFAPEQATAFFRRLRANADGDGGLLIGVDLIKDDAILDAAYDDALGVTAAFNLNMLRHVNGLIGADFDVRAWQHHGFFNADERRVEMHLEARSEQFVHWKGGQRRFAKGERIHTEDSYKYTRATFVGLLEQAGFSTVQVWTDPQQWFAVIYARVIRD; translated from the coding sequence ATGACCATGCCACTTGCGCAACAGCAGTCCGATTTCCGTCCCGCCAGCCACGCCAGCGCGGCCAGCGCCACTCCTGCCACGATAGCCGAGATCAGCAGCGGCCTGCTGGCGCGCGATGCCTGGACGTCGCCCAAGTACCTGTACGACGCGCTCGGCTCCAAACTGTTCGAAGCCATCTGCGCCTTGCCCGAGTACTATCCGACGCGCACGGAAGCGGCCATCTTCGCCCGCCATGGCGCCGAGATCGCCCACGCCGTGGGGCCGGGCAGCACCCTGATCGACCTGGGCGCGGGCAATTGCGCCAAGGCCGCCAGCCTGTTCCCCCTGCTGCACCCGGCCCAATACGTGGCCGTGGATATTTCCTACGATTTCCTCAGCGAATCGCTGAGCCGGCTGCAGCAGCGCTTTCCGCACATCGAGATGACGGGCCTGGGCCTGGATTTTTCCAGCCGCCTGGACTTGCCCGACAGCGTGCGCGAGGCACGGCGATTGTTCTTCTATCCCGGCTCGTCGATCGGTAATTTTGCGCCCGAGCAAGCAACCGCCTTTTTTCGCCGCCTGCGCGCGAATGCGGACGGCGATGGCGGCCTGCTGATCGGCGTCGATCTGATCAAGGACGATGCCATCCTCGACGCCGCCTATGACGATGCGCTGGGCGTCACGGCCGCCTTCAACCTGAACATGCTGCGCCACGTGAACGGGCTGATCGGCGCCGATTTCGACGTGCGCGCGTGGCAGCACCACGGCTTTTTCAATGCCGACGAGCGCCGCGTCGAAATGCACCTGGAAGCGCGCAGCGAGCAGTTTGTCCATTGGAAAGGCGGCCAGCGGCGCTTCGCGAAAGGCGAGCGCATCCATACTGAAGACAGCTATAAATACACGCGCGCCACCTTCGTCGGCTTGCTGGAGCAGGCAGGGTTTTCCACAGTGCAAGTCTGGACGGACCCGCAGCAGTGGTTTGCCGTCATTTATGCGCGTGTCATCAGGGACTAA
- the egtB gene encoding ergothioneine biosynthesis protein EgtB encodes MLIDHYHSVRQHSLRLAEPLSDEDCGAQSMPDASPVKWHLAHTTWFFETFILESMEAAFAPFHPAFRVLFNSYYNGVGEKHPRAQRGLLTRPGMDVVRAYRMDVDARIGRLLAGELAREERERLTMLLALGLEHEQQHQELLLTDVKHLLAQSALFPAYLDRMDSAAPSVQQAAQPTAWLAFDGGLAQIGHAGDGFCFDNELPRHPQYVAPFELASALVTNGDYLAFIEAGGYRTAHWWLAEGWDWVRSGQLECPLYWQRDEAGQWQEFTLYGLHRLDLQAPATHLSLFEADAYAHWAGARLPTEAEWEVAAQGVALQVGQLHPAAGAPGTGLRQMFGHCWQWTSSSYAPYPGYRTAPGALGEYNGKFMLNQYVLRGSSCATPAGHARASYRNFFPAGARWQFSGIRLARQVE; translated from the coding sequence ATGCTGATCGATCATTACCACTCAGTGCGCCAGCACTCGCTGCGGCTGGCCGAACCCCTGTCCGACGAGGATTGCGGCGCCCAGTCGATGCCGGACGCCAGTCCCGTGAAATGGCATCTCGCGCATACCACCTGGTTTTTCGAAACGTTTATTCTGGAAAGCATGGAAGCGGCGTTCGCGCCATTCCACCCGGCCTTCCGCGTGCTGTTCAATTCCTATTACAACGGCGTGGGCGAGAAGCACCCGCGCGCCCAGCGTGGCTTGCTGACGCGCCCCGGCATGGACGTCGTGCGTGCCTACCGGATGGATGTCGATGCGCGCATCGGCCGCCTGCTGGCGGGCGAACTGGCGCGCGAGGAGCGCGAACGGCTGACCATGCTGCTGGCGCTGGGGCTCGAACACGAGCAGCAGCACCAGGAATTGCTGTTGACGGACGTCAAGCACCTGCTGGCGCAGAGCGCCCTGTTTCCTGCCTACCTGGATCGCATGGATAGCGCGGCGCCATCAGTGCAGCAAGCCGCGCAGCCCACTGCCTGGCTCGCCTTCGACGGCGGCCTGGCGCAGATCGGCCATGCGGGCGACGGTTTTTGCTTCGACAATGAGTTGCCGCGTCATCCGCAATATGTGGCGCCGTTCGAACTGGCCAGCGCCCTGGTGACGAATGGCGACTACCTGGCCTTCATCGAGGCGGGCGGCTACCGTACGGCGCATTGGTGGCTGGCCGAAGGCTGGGACTGGGTGCGCAGCGGGCAGCTGGAATGCCCGTTGTACTGGCAGCGCGACGAGGCGGGGCAATGGCAGGAATTCACTCTATATGGTTTGCATCGGCTCGACCTGCAGGCGCCGGCCACGCATCTGTCCCTGTTCGAGGCGGACGCCTATGCGCACTGGGCCGGCGCGCGCCTGCCGACGGAAGCGGAATGGGAAGTGGCGGCGCAAGGCGTCGCGCTGCAAGTTGGCCAGCTGCATCCGGCCGCCGGCGCACCGGGAACAGGACTGCGGCAAATGTTCGGCCACTGCTGGCAGTGGACCAGCAGCAGCTACGCGCCGTATCCCGGCTACCGCACGGCGCCCGGGGCGCTCGGCGAATACAACGGCAAGTTCATGCTGAACCAGTATGTGCTGCGCGGTTCATCGTGCGCCACGCCGGCCGGCCATGCGCGCGCCAGCTACCGCAATTTCTTCCCGGCCGGCGCGCGCTGGCAATTTTCCGGCATCCGCCTGGCGCGCCAGGTGGAATAA
- a CDS encoding methyl-accepting chemotaxis protein yields the protein MKLTDMKIGVRLGAGFGVVLLLMAVLVGTGLFRLDKIGALSEAIIEKDWAKADAIATIRSTTRSNAALVLELFIHEDPARANAIHGEIDANKATITDALVVLDRLIVLPEGKELLATLKQQRKAYVVSFSQADKLLVAGQRAEAAKHVRDDTLPALNQLQKTVNRLNEIQRGVVVHGGQQIQQNISAANVLMASLGTAALLLGVLFAWRVTRSITTPIAYALRVAQAVAAGDLSSKIVAEGKDEAGQLLQALRDMNANLATLVGQVRGGTGTIAVASSQIASGNADLSARTEAQASALEETASSMIELTGTVRSNSDNARQADSLARSASAIAQRGGSAMAEVIGTMDAINASSRKIVDIIAVIDGIAFQTNILALNAAVEAARAGEQGRGFAVVASEVRNLAQRSAAAAKEIKELIADSVSRVGQGAQLVSQAGATMDEVVASVGRVSAIVGEISVANHEQSEGIEQINAAIMQMDQTTQQNAALVEEAAAAAAAMHEQAGELETLVSQFKLEQNTAAKAPPRPDAPAVPRLH from the coding sequence ATGAAATTGACGGATATGAAGATAGGCGTGCGCCTGGGCGCCGGTTTTGGCGTGGTGCTGTTACTGATGGCAGTGCTGGTAGGCACGGGCCTTTTCCGGCTCGACAAGATCGGCGCGCTCAGCGAAGCCATCATCGAGAAAGACTGGGCCAAGGCCGACGCCATCGCCACCATCCGCAGCACCACGCGTTCGAACGCGGCACTGGTGCTGGAACTGTTCATCCATGAAGATCCGGCCCGCGCCAACGCCATCCACGGCGAAATCGACGCCAACAAGGCCACCATCACCGATGCGCTGGTCGTGCTCGACCGCCTGATCGTGCTGCCTGAAGGCAAGGAACTGCTGGCTACCCTGAAGCAGCAGCGCAAGGCCTATGTTGTCTCGTTCAGCCAGGCCGACAAGCTGCTGGTGGCGGGACAGCGCGCGGAAGCGGCCAAGCACGTGCGCGACGATACCCTGCCCGCCCTGAATCAGTTGCAAAAGACGGTGAACCGCCTGAATGAAATCCAGCGCGGCGTGGTCGTGCATGGCGGCCAGCAAATCCAGCAGAATATTTCCGCAGCGAATGTGCTGATGGCCAGCCTGGGCACGGCCGCGCTGCTGCTGGGCGTGCTCTTTGCCTGGCGGGTCACGCGCTCGATCACTACGCCCATCGCCTATGCCTTGCGCGTGGCGCAAGCCGTGGCCGCAGGCGACCTGAGCAGCAAAATCGTGGCCGAAGGCAAGGATGAAGCGGGCCAGCTGCTGCAGGCGCTGCGCGACATGAACGCCAACCTGGCCACCCTCGTGGGGCAGGTACGCGGCGGCACGGGCACGATAGCCGTGGCGTCGAGCCAGATCGCCAGCGGCAATGCCGACCTGTCGGCCCGCACGGAAGCGCAAGCCAGCGCGCTGGAAGAGACGGCCTCGTCGATGATCGAACTGACGGGCACCGTGCGCAGCAACAGCGACAATGCGCGCCAGGCCGACAGCCTGGCGCGCTCGGCATCGGCCATCGCCCAGCGCGGCGGCTCGGCCATGGCGGAAGTGATCGGCACCATGGATGCCATCAATGCATCGTCGCGCAAGATCGTCGACATCATCGCCGTGATCGACGGCATCGCCTTCCAGACGAATATCCTGGCACTGAACGCGGCGGTGGAAGCGGCGCGCGCAGGTGAACAGGGACGCGGCTTTGCCGTGGTGGCGTCCGAAGTGCGTAACCTGGCGCAACGCTCGGCGGCGGCGGCGAAAGAAATCAAGGAACTGATCGCCGACTCCGTCAGCCGGGTCGGCCAGGGCGCGCAACTGGTCAGCCAGGCGGGCGCCACGATGGATGAAGTAGTGGCCAGCGTGGGCCGGGTCAGCGCCATCGTCGGTGAAATCAGCGTCGCCAACCACGAGCAGAGCGAAGGCATCGAGCAAATCAATGCGGCCATCATGCAGATGGACCAGACGACGCAGCAAAACGCGGCCCTCGTCGAGGAAGCGGCCGCGGCGGCGGCGGCCATGCATGAACAGGCGGGCGAACTGGAAACCCTCGTCAGCCAGTTCAAGCTGGAACAGAACACTGCCGCCAAGGCGCCGCCCCGCCCTGACGCACCCGCCGTCCCGCGACTGCACTAA
- the leuA gene encoding 2-isopropylmalate synthase — protein sequence MMLQNPASKYRAFPPVKLTDRQWPNQIISKPPIWMSTDLRDGNQSLIEPMSAEKKLRFFDMLIAIGLKEIEVGFPSASQTDFDFVRKLVDEGRIPDDVTIIVLTQSREELIRRTVESVVGAKRAIVHLYNSVAPVFRKVVFGMSREEITNIATTGTTLVKQLVAQHPETEWGFEYTPESFSTTELDFSKHICDAVSAIWKPTPANKMIINLPSTVECSTPNVYADQIEWMSRKLARRDSIIISVHPHNDRGTAVASAELAVMAGADRVEGCLFGNGERTGNVDLVTLAMNLYTQGVHPGLDFSDIDTVRKCVEECNQLPVHPRHPYAGDLVFTAFSGSHQDAIKKGFAKQQPDSIWEVPYLPIDPADLGRSYDAVIRVNSQSGKGGMAYLLEQEYGLVLPRRLQIEFSRAVQAVADATGREIAAQDIHEIFQKEYLEQTAPYAYASHRMVEDTSSDESVQIDISLSHRQTPLALQGGGNGPIDAFVNALGLDIKLMDYHEHSIGSGANAQAACYVELRLDNGPTLFGAAIDSNIVTASFKAVLSAVNRRIKQTDAEKTTEADVAANAA from the coding sequence ATGATGTTGCAAAACCCAGCTTCCAAATACCGCGCCTTTCCTCCCGTCAAATTGACCGACCGTCAATGGCCGAACCAGATCATCAGCAAACCGCCTATCTGGATGAGCACCGACTTGCGCGACGGCAACCAGTCGCTGATCGAGCCGATGAGCGCGGAAAAGAAGCTGCGGTTCTTCGACATGCTGATCGCCATCGGCCTCAAGGAAATCGAAGTGGGCTTCCCATCGGCATCGCAAACGGATTTCGATTTCGTACGCAAGCTCGTCGATGAAGGCCGCATCCCGGACGACGTCACCATCATCGTGCTGACCCAGTCGCGCGAAGAGCTGATCCGCCGTACGGTGGAATCCGTCGTCGGCGCCAAGCGCGCCATCGTCCACCTGTACAACTCCGTGGCGCCCGTGTTCCGCAAAGTCGTGTTCGGCATGTCGCGCGAGGAAATCACGAATATCGCCACCACCGGCACCACCCTGGTAAAACAGCTGGTGGCGCAGCATCCGGAAACGGAATGGGGTTTCGAATACACGCCGGAATCGTTTTCCACCACGGAACTCGATTTCTCCAAGCATATCTGCGACGCCGTCAGCGCCATCTGGAAGCCGACGCCGGCCAACAAGATGATCATCAATTTGCCATCGACCGTGGAATGCAGCACGCCCAACGTGTACGCGGACCAGATCGAATGGATGTCGCGCAAACTGGCGCGCCGCGATTCCATCATCATCAGCGTGCATCCGCATAACGACCGCGGCACGGCCGTCGCGTCGGCCGAGCTGGCCGTGATGGCGGGCGCCGACCGCGTGGAAGGCTGCTTGTTCGGCAATGGCGAGCGCACGGGCAACGTCGACCTGGTGACTTTGGCGATGAACCTGTACACGCAGGGCGTGCATCCGGGCCTCGATTTCTCCGACATCGATACCGTGCGCAAGTGCGTGGAAGAGTGCAACCAGCTGCCCGTCCACCCGCGCCACCCGTATGCGGGCGACCTGGTATTTACGGCATTCTCCGGCTCGCACCAGGATGCGATCAAGAAAGGTTTCGCCAAGCAACAACCGGACAGCATCTGGGAAGTGCCGTACTTGCCGATCGACCCGGCCGATCTGGGCCGCAGCTATGACGCCGTGATCCGCGTCAACAGCCAGTCCGGCAAGGGCGGCATGGCGTACTTGCTGGAACAGGAATACGGCCTGGTCTTGCCGCGCCGCCTGCAGATCGAATTCTCGCGCGCCGTGCAAGCCGTGGCCGACGCCACGGGCCGCGAAATCGCCGCGCAGGATATCCATGAAATCTTCCAGAAGGAATACCTGGAGCAGACGGCGCCGTACGCCTACGCTTCGCACCGCATGGTGGAAGACACGAGCAGCGACGAATCCGTGCAGATCGACATCAGCCTGTCGCACCGTCAGACGCCATTGGCCCTGCAAGGCGGCGGCAACGGCCCCATCGATGCCTTCGTCAACGCCCTCGGTCTCGACATCAAGCTGATGGACTACCATGAGCACTCGATCGGCTCCGGCGCCAACGCGCAAGCGGCTTGCTACGTGGAGTTGCGCCTCGACAATGGCCCGACCCTGTTCGGCGCCGCCATCGACAGCAATATCGTCACCGCCTCGTTCAAGGCTGTCTTGTCGGCCGTGAACCGCCGCATCAAGCAGACGGACGCTGAAAAAACAACAGAGGCCGACGTGGCTGCCAACGCCGCCTGA
- a CDS encoding barstar family protein has product MSRQALVTIDLSDINSPRQLHAALAAALGFPSFYGMNWDAFWDAVTGLVDMPQQLELRGWPAFAARLPHDAAILQRILARMAQEMPDLAAQVHYA; this is encoded by the coding sequence GTGAGCAGGCAAGCCCTTGTCACGATCGACTTGAGCGATATCAACTCGCCGCGCCAGCTGCATGCGGCGCTGGCCGCCGCGCTGGGTTTTCCTTCCTTCTACGGCATGAACTGGGATGCGTTCTGGGACGCCGTCACTGGCCTGGTGGACATGCCGCAACAACTGGAGCTGCGCGGCTGGCCAGCCTTCGCCGCACGGCTGCCGCACGATGCGGCCATCCTGCAGCGCATCCTGGCGCGCATGGCGCAGGAAATGCCGGACCTGGCCGCGCAAGTGCATTACGCTTGA
- a CDS encoding patatin-like phospholipase family protein yields the protein MFPKRLTLLALAAFALAGCDTTAPKPVQVLTPPEPIVVTPRKIKIGLALGGGAARGFAHIGVIKALESQGIVADIVTGTSAGSVVGAMYAAGNSGFALQKMAFDMDEAAISDWALPLFGKSSGVLKGEALQSYVNKAVGGVPLEKLKIPFGVVATDLKNGQPILFQRGNTGMAVRASSAVPGVFQPVTIAGHTYVDGGLVAPVPVRFARDMGADFIIAVNISSQTDTQKAISSMEVLMQTFAIMGQRINQFELKDADVVIQPSLGTMKGNDFNSRNQAILAGEQATFAVMAQLKQKLKAKREQ from the coding sequence ATGTTCCCTAAACGCCTGACCTTGCTTGCCCTAGCCGCCTTTGCGCTGGCCGGCTGCGATACCACCGCCCCGAAACCCGTTCAAGTATTGACGCCACCCGAGCCCATTGTCGTCACGCCGCGCAAGATCAAGATCGGCCTGGCGCTGGGCGGCGGCGCGGCGCGCGGTTTCGCGCATATTGGCGTGATCAAGGCGCTCGAATCGCAGGGCATCGTCGCCGATATCGTCACCGGCACCAGCGCCGGCAGCGTGGTGGGCGCCATGTATGCGGCGGGTAACTCCGGCTTTGCCTTGCAAAAGATGGCGTTCGACATGGACGAGGCGGCCATTTCCGACTGGGCCTTGCCCCTGTTCGGCAAGTCCTCCGGCGTGCTGAAAGGCGAAGCGCTGCAAAGCTATGTCAACAAGGCCGTGGGCGGCGTGCCGCTGGAAAAGCTGAAGATTCCCTTCGGCGTGGTGGCGACCGATTTGAAAAATGGCCAGCCGATCCTGTTCCAGCGCGGTAACACCGGCATGGCCGTGCGCGCCTCGTCGGCCGTGCCCGGCGTGTTCCAGCCGGTGACGATTGCCGGCCACACCTATGTTGATGGCGGCCTCGTCGCTCCCGTACCCGTGCGCTTCGCGCGCGACATGGGCGCCGATTTCATCATCGCCGTGAATATCTCGTCGCAAACGGATACCCAGAAGGCCATCAGCTCGATGGAAGTGCTGATGCAGACCTTCGCCATCATGGGCCAGCGCATCAACCAGTTCGAGCTCAAGGATGCGGACGTGGTGATCCAGCCCAGCCTGGGCACCATGAAGGGCAACGATTTCAACAGCCGCAATCAGGCGATCCTGGCGGGCGAGCAGGCGACCTTTGCCGTCATGGCGCAGCTCAAGCAAAAGCTGAAAGCCAAGCGCGAGCAGTAG
- a CDS encoding GlcG/HbpS family heme-binding protein, which translates to MQSKPILTLDDVKKIAAAAEAEAVKNNWAVTIAIVDDGGHLLWLQRMDGVAPISSHIAPSKAKTAALGRRESRIYEEMINGGRVSFLSAPEIDGLLEGGVPIVFDGHYVGAVGVSGVKSAEDAQIAKAGIAALTA; encoded by the coding sequence ATGCAATCGAAACCGATTTTGACCCTGGACGACGTAAAGAAAATCGCTGCCGCCGCCGAAGCGGAAGCGGTCAAGAATAACTGGGCGGTCACGATCGCCATCGTCGACGACGGCGGCCACCTGCTGTGGCTGCAGCGCATGGATGGCGTGGCGCCGATCTCGTCGCACATCGCCCCATCGAAAGCCAAGACGGCCGCACTGGGCCGCCGCGAATCGCGCATCTATGAAGAGATGATCAATGGCGGCCGCGTGTCGTTCCTGAGCGCACCGGAAATCGACGGCTTGCTCGAAGGCGGCGTGCCCATCGTGTTCGACGGTCACTACGTGGGCGCCGTCGGCGTCTCGGGCGTCAAGTCTGCGGAAGATGCGCAAATCGCCAAAGCAGGCATTGCTGCGCTCACCGCCTAA
- the carA gene encoding glutamine-hydrolyzing carbamoyl-phosphate synthase small subunit, with the protein MPPFFSGPAVPAILALADGTIFKGFSIGAAGHTTGEVVFNTSMTGYQEILTDPSYCRQMVTLTYPHIGNTGVNPEDVESSKVHAAGLIIRDLPLLASNFRSTLSLSDYLKAENIVAIAGIDTRKLTRILREKGAQGGAILVGTQGNEPSAAQALELARSFPGLAGMDLAKVVSSKDAYEYRETEWTLGEGYGQLADADAKYHVVAFDYGVKRNILRMLTARGCKVTVLPAQATAADALALNPDGIFLSNGPGDPEPCDYAIAATKELIEKGIPTFGICLGHQIMAIASGAKTLKMKFGHHGANHPVQDLETKQVLITSQNHGFAVDATTLPANCRVTHESLFDGSLQGFARTDKPAFCFQGHPEASPGPMDVAYLFDRFINLMAAEEKKKNA; encoded by the coding sequence TTGCCGCCATTTTTTTCTGGCCCTGCCGTTCCAGCCATATTAGCGCTTGCTGATGGAACGATCTTTAAAGGTTTTTCGATCGGTGCCGCCGGTCATACCACGGGCGAGGTTGTTTTCAATACCTCCATGACCGGGTATCAGGAAATCCTTACCGACCCAAGCTATTGCCGCCAGATGGTCACCCTGACCTATCCGCATATCGGCAATACGGGTGTCAATCCGGAAGATGTCGAATCTTCCAAGGTACACGCCGCTGGCCTCATCATCCGCGATCTGCCTTTGCTGGCATCCAATTTCCGTTCCACCCTTTCCCTGTCCGACTACCTCAAAGCTGAAAATATCGTCGCCATCGCAGGCATCGATACACGCAAGCTCACGCGCATCCTGCGTGAAAAAGGTGCGCAGGGCGGCGCCATCCTCGTCGGCACGCAAGGCAATGAGCCATCCGCCGCGCAAGCGCTGGAACTGGCCCGCTCCTTCCCCGGCCTGGCCGGCATGGACCTGGCCAAGGTGGTGTCGAGCAAGGACGCCTATGAATACCGCGAAACGGAATGGACGCTGGGCGAAGGCTATGGCCAGCTGGCCGACGCGGACGCGAAATACCACGTGGTCGCCTTCGACTACGGCGTCAAGCGCAACATCCTGCGCATGCTGACGGCACGCGGCTGCAAAGTCACCGTGCTGCCCGCGCAAGCGACGGCCGCCGACGCCCTGGCGCTGAATCCGGACGGCATCTTCCTGTCGAACGGTCCCGGCGATCCGGAACCATGCGACTACGCGATTGCCGCGACGAAAGAGCTGATCGAGAAGGGTATCCCGACCTTCGGCATCTGCCTCGGTCACCAGATCATGGCGATCGCTTCCGGCGCGAAGACGCTGAAGATGAAGTTCGGCCACCACGGCGCCAACCACCCGGTGCAAGACCTGGAAACGAAACAGGTCTTGATTACCTCGCAAAACCACGGTTTCGCAGTCGACGCGACAACCTTGCCCGCGAATTGCCGCGTGACCCATGAATCGCTGTTCGACGGTTCCCTGCAGGGCTTTGCCCGCACGGACAAGCCGGCCTTCTGCTTCCAGGGCCACCCTGAAGCGTCGCCGGGCCCGATGGATGTTGCTTACCTGTTTGACCGCTTCATCAACCTGATGGCTGCGGAGGAGAAAAAGAAAAATGCCTAA